Proteins encoded in a region of the Isosphaeraceae bacterium EP7 genome:
- a CDS encoding DUF1559 domain-containing protein, with the protein MNARKIPSIRSGFTLIELLVVISIIAVLIALLLPAVQSAREAARRAQCTNNMKQLGLAMHTFESANGFFTPAAVTAAFPKLGINVDASGMALPTAQLVLHGWSVLLLPFAEQTALANSYNLTLDYRNPGNSTLMTTQLNLMACPSTPTPNRIDTHNSGGFPGWRAACGDYAPNNSVTATLIDAGFVAPGEYGGVMQANVVRTIAEITDGTSNTEVMAEVAGRPDRWTRGGKFVASNLPGSAPRIRVSGAGWADRDSPYGLHGFTMDGGANPGPCHTNCTNANEVFSFHPGGANNLFADGSVHFIKETAAIQVYANMISRAGGEIISADSF; encoded by the coding sequence CTCCTGCTGCCCGCCGTCCAGTCCGCACGCGAGGCCGCTCGCAGGGCGCAGTGCACGAACAACATGAAGCAGCTCGGCCTGGCGATGCACACATTCGAGTCGGCCAACGGGTTCTTCACCCCGGCCGCGGTCACCGCGGCGTTCCCCAAGCTGGGCATCAACGTCGACGCCAGCGGCATGGCGCTGCCGACGGCCCAGCTGGTCTTGCACGGCTGGTCGGTCCTCCTGCTCCCCTTCGCGGAGCAGACGGCCCTGGCGAACAGCTACAACCTGACCCTCGATTATCGCAATCCCGGGAATTCGACGCTGATGACGACCCAGCTCAACCTCATGGCCTGCCCCTCCACGCCAACCCCCAATCGGATCGACACCCACAACTCCGGCGGGTTCCCTGGCTGGCGGGCGGCATGCGGCGACTATGCCCCGAACAATAGCGTGACGGCGACCCTGATCGACGCGGGCTTCGTCGCCCCGGGCGAATACGGCGGCGTGATGCAGGCCAATGTCGTGCGGACGATCGCCGAGATCACCGACGGGACGTCGAACACCGAGGTGATGGCCGAGGTCGCGGGGCGGCCCGATCGCTGGACGCGGGGCGGTAAGTTCGTCGCGTCCAATCTCCCCGGCTCCGCGCCCAGGATCCGCGTCTCGGGCGCCGGCTGGGCCGACCGGGATAGCCCCTACGGGCTGCACGGCTTCACGATGGACGGGGGGGCCAACCCCGGCCCGTGCCACACGAACTGCACCAATGCCAACGAGGTCTTCAGCTTCCACCCCGGCGGCGCGAACAACCTGTTCGCCGATGGCTCGGTCCACTTCATCAAGGAAACCGCGGCGATCCAGGTCTACGCTAACATGATCTCACGCGCCGGCGGCGAGATCATCTCCGCGGACTCCTTCTGA
- a CDS encoding bifunctional YncE family protein/alkaline phosphatase family protein has product MPKPTRLQAAAFALAATLAIPLLAQEKPRTAGPVDGGYLLPNGWTITPAGDQVVLPDLTLNVLPLADGKHALVTSNGYNDHDLSLVDLAGKSVVARQNVRESWFGLAHDPSTGRIWWAGGGNGMRHAFSLKGRELARTGPDEPDTSGLTKKERAARPKSFQGGITFDPASKILYSLDVDAATLTAVDTDGKATERTAPIGGKPYDLAVARNGSRLYVSDWAGRAVLAIDPADLRVVARIGVGEHPNQIARHPKDDRLFVACASSNTVSVIDTTKGTVIETISTSLFPRSPEGSTPDALAVSPDGETLYVANADNNCVAVIDVAVPAKSGIKGFIPTGWYPTSVAVTPDGKTLLVGVGKGNQTKANPFFADLPKKDDDLAPKANDDRPKGKKAATRPFPHIGTTLSGALSIVAIPDEKQLATYTEQVYKNCPYSDDLLTNAPYAGKTAIPTKVGDPSPIKHVIYIIKENRTYDQVFGDIEKGNGDPKLVMFGREITPNHHKLAEEFVLLDNLYCNGQVSRDGHPWSTMAYNTDYIARDWMLTYSRREGIDDDDEGNLTKAPSGYIWDACARAGLTYRSYREAGKRVSEPDGSVKFEAAVPGLVGHMAPEFGIPKVAGQRDRDTDNVEAFLREFRQFEADGKLPRFIVMSLGEDHTSGTTPGAFTPQACVASNDLALGKLVDAVSKSSYWKETAIFVIEDDAQNGADHVDAHRTVGLVISPYTKRKYVDSSQYQTVSMIRTMELILGLPPLSQFDAAARPMFESFTDAADLSPYDHLPARIDLEAKNSPLAYGADRSAKMDFSEYDRIDDFELNEILWHAVKGPEAPQPPAVRRAIAYRPLRKDAR; this is encoded by the coding sequence ATGCCCAAGCCTACGCGCCTCCAAGCCGCCGCGTTCGCGCTGGCGGCCACCCTGGCCATCCCGCTGCTGGCCCAGGAGAAGCCCCGGACGGCGGGCCCCGTCGATGGGGGATACCTGCTCCCCAACGGCTGGACCATCACCCCCGCCGGCGATCAGGTCGTACTGCCCGACCTGACGCTCAACGTCCTGCCCCTAGCCGACGGCAAGCACGCGCTGGTCACCTCCAACGGGTACAACGACCACGATCTCAGCCTGGTCGACCTGGCCGGGAAATCGGTCGTCGCCCGCCAGAACGTCCGCGAGAGCTGGTTCGGCCTGGCCCACGACCCGTCGACCGGCCGCATCTGGTGGGCTGGCGGTGGGAACGGGATGCGCCACGCATTCTCGCTCAAGGGGCGTGAACTGGCGCGGACCGGCCCCGACGAGCCCGACACCTCCGGGCTGACCAAGAAGGAGAGGGCCGCGCGGCCCAAGAGCTTCCAGGGCGGGATCACCTTCGACCCGGCCAGCAAGATCCTCTATTCGCTCGACGTCGACGCGGCGACGCTCACCGCCGTCGACACCGACGGCAAGGCGACCGAGCGGACCGCCCCGATCGGCGGGAAGCCCTATGACCTGGCCGTCGCCCGCAATGGCTCGCGGCTCTATGTCTCCGACTGGGCCGGGCGGGCCGTGCTCGCGATCGACCCGGCCGACCTCCGCGTGGTCGCCCGGATCGGCGTCGGCGAGCACCCCAACCAGATCGCCCGCCACCCCAAGGACGATCGCCTGTTCGTCGCCTGCGCGTCGAGCAACACCGTCTCCGTGATCGACACGACCAAGGGGACCGTCATCGAGACGATCTCGACCAGCCTCTTCCCCCGGTCGCCCGAGGGGAGCACGCCCGACGCGCTGGCCGTCAGCCCCGACGGCGAGACGCTCTACGTCGCCAATGCCGACAACAACTGCGTGGCCGTCATCGACGTCGCCGTGCCGGCCAAGAGCGGGATCAAGGGATTCATCCCCACCGGCTGGTATCCGACCTCGGTCGCCGTCACGCCCGACGGCAAGACCTTGCTCGTCGGGGTGGGCAAGGGGAACCAGACCAAGGCCAACCCGTTCTTCGCCGACCTGCCGAAGAAGGACGATGACCTCGCCCCCAAGGCCAACGACGACCGGCCCAAGGGGAAGAAGGCCGCGACTCGGCCTTTCCCGCACATCGGCACCACCCTGTCGGGCGCACTGTCGATCGTGGCGATCCCCGACGAGAAGCAGTTGGCGACCTACACCGAGCAGGTCTACAAGAATTGCCCCTACTCCGACGATCTGCTGACCAACGCCCCCTACGCCGGCAAGACGGCGATCCCGACGAAGGTCGGCGACCCATCGCCGATCAAGCATGTCATCTACATCATCAAGGAGAACCGGACCTACGACCAGGTCTTCGGCGATATCGAGAAGGGTAACGGAGACCCCAAGCTGGTGATGTTCGGCCGCGAGATCACGCCGAATCACCACAAGCTGGCCGAGGAGTTCGTCCTGCTCGACAACCTCTACTGCAACGGCCAGGTGTCGCGCGACGGCCATCCCTGGTCGACGATGGCTTATAACACCGACTACATCGCCCGCGACTGGATGCTGACCTACTCGCGTCGCGAGGGGATCGATGACGACGACGAGGGGAACCTGACGAAGGCCCCGTCGGGCTACATCTGGGACGCCTGCGCACGGGCAGGGCTCACCTACCGCAGCTATCGCGAGGCCGGCAAGCGCGTCAGCGAGCCCGACGGGTCCGTCAAGTTCGAGGCCGCCGTGCCCGGGCTGGTCGGCCACATGGCCCCCGAGTTCGGCATCCCCAAGGTCGCCGGCCAGCGCGACCGCGACACCGACAACGTCGAGGCCTTCCTCCGAGAATTCCGCCAGTTCGAGGCGGACGGCAAGCTTCCTCGCTTCATCGTGATGAGCCTTGGCGAGGATCACACCTCGGGGACCACGCCCGGCGCCTTCACCCCCCAGGCGTGCGTGGCCAGCAATGACCTGGCACTCGGCAAGCTGGTGGACGCGGTCAGCAAGTCGTCCTACTGGAAGGAGACGGCGATCTTCGTCATCGAGGACGACGCCCAGAACGGCGCCGATCACGTCGACGCGCACCGGACCGTCGGCCTGGTGATCAGCCCCTACACCAAGCGGAAATACGTCGACAGCTCGCAGTACCAGACCGTCAGCATGATCCGCACCATGGAGCTGATCCTGGGACTGCCTCCCCTGAGCCAGTTCGACGCCGCCGCGCGGCCGATGTTCGAGTCGTTCACCGATGCGGCCGACCTGTCACCCTACGACCACCTGCCGGCCCGCATTGACCTGGAGGCGAAGAACTCCCCCCTGGCCTACGGCGCCGATCGGTCGGCGAAGATGGATTTCAGCGAGTACGACCGCATCGACGACTTCGAATTGAATGAGATCCTCTGGCACGCGGTCAAGGGGCCCGAAGCCCCGCAACCCCCCGCGGTCCGGAGGGCGATCGCTTACCGGCCGCTCCGCAAGGACGCACGCTGA
- a CDS encoding DUF3500 domain-containing protein: MTRSRSLLLALAIAGALPAARPAMAHDGPGAHKHETPAAKAGREMAAAANNLLASLSPEQRSKIGFEFGDPLRHDWHFIPRARKGLPIKEMSSEQHALAQGLLASGLSQRGFIRAETIISLEKILFDLEQGKGPTRDPELYFFNLFGTPGSTDPKQPWGWRFEGHHLALNFTIVGDKGVAGGPTFMGSNPGQVKEGARKGLRALAEEEDLGRALVKSLDEARRKKAIILEVAPTDIISMASRKASPLEPAGILMADLTDDQKAQLNELVVLYAERLRPELAARDLAKILKAGVDKVGFAWAGGLEPGEKHYYRIQGPTFLIEYDNTQGNANHIHSVWRDFDGDFGEDILKGHYEGASADHGHAK, encoded by the coding sequence ATGACTCGTTCTCGATCCCTACTCCTCGCCCTGGCGATCGCGGGGGCCCTGCCCGCGGCCCGACCCGCGATGGCCCACGACGGGCCTGGCGCCCACAAGCACGAGACCCCGGCCGCGAAGGCGGGCCGCGAGATGGCGGCGGCGGCGAATAATCTCCTGGCCTCGCTCTCGCCCGAGCAGCGGTCCAAGATTGGCTTCGAGTTCGGCGACCCGCTGCGGCACGACTGGCACTTCATCCCCAGGGCCCGCAAGGGGCTCCCGATTAAGGAGATGTCCAGCGAGCAGCACGCCCTGGCGCAGGGGCTGCTGGCCAGCGGCCTGAGCCAGCGCGGGTTCATCCGGGCCGAGACGATTATCAGCCTGGAGAAGATCCTCTTCGACCTGGAGCAGGGGAAGGGCCCGACCCGCGACCCCGAGCTCTACTTCTTCAACCTCTTCGGCACCCCCGGCTCCACCGACCCCAAGCAGCCCTGGGGCTGGCGGTTCGAGGGGCACCACCTGGCCCTGAACTTCACGATCGTGGGCGACAAGGGCGTTGCCGGCGGCCCCACCTTCATGGGCAGCAACCCCGGCCAGGTCAAGGAAGGTGCCCGCAAGGGGCTCCGAGCCCTCGCGGAGGAAGAGGATCTGGGCCGCGCCCTCGTCAAGTCGCTCGACGAGGCCCGTCGCAAGAAGGCGATCATCCTGGAGGTTGCGCCCACCGACATCATCTCGATGGCCTCGCGCAAGGCCAGCCCGCTGGAGCCCGCCGGCATCCTGATGGCCGACCTGACCGACGACCAGAAGGCGCAGCTCAACGAGCTGGTCGTCCTCTACGCCGAACGCCTGCGCCCCGAGCTGGCCGCGCGCGACCTGGCCAAGATCCTCAAGGCGGGGGTCGACAAGGTCGGATTCGCCTGGGCCGGCGGCCTGGAGCCCGGCGAGAAGCACTACTACCGGATCCAGGGGCCGACGTTCCTGATCGAGTACGACAACACCCAGGGCAACGCCAACCACATCCACAGCGTCTGGCGCGACTTCGACGGCGACTTCGGCGAGGACATCCTCAAGGGTCACTACGAGGGCGCCTCGGCCGACCACGGCCACGCGAAGTGA
- a CDS encoding M48 family metallopeptidase: MSRGNFHSLLRRVDERYAGRPAALERSTTGWVRLGQSVVAAWLLLLFGLAASTFVAGVVVEPPGGLFLLALGVAIALFAISQAGIFLLVEAPPPEGRALAAGEAPELASMLDSLRRDMGGRSFGEVRLSCDLNASVREVPRLGIFGWPRTSLEVGLPLLMALSPEQFRAVLAHEFVHLSARHGRGGARIFRLYLMWATLFERLQSPGAGHVRKATHWAASTFVGWYWPRLEARSLVLSRHHEFQADRLASEVAGRDAVVSSLWRLECLGPLVYERFWPDLHRTVAEIAEPPGDVMNRLRDAMLRTPSSADARRWAERALGRRTVLDDSHPSFFDRALALGRPREEILGLVFAADAPAPSAVTLLGPDLDRLTREQSERWRDQERASWRERHRRAKAEPRTNTAAAETSVVAGDGAPMVPAQVPARPHELAALWVSTREVADLRGLAAAEPMLRQLLGRAPGHAGAGALLGQRLLELGDPEEGERLLWAVADSADEQWTPAACRALEQHYRASGRVDRLRDVRDRLDRHEADVEKAQAERATIGAGDAFLPHGLPAETTAALVALLASRRDCTGAWLARKAVRHFPDRPLFVLAVRSIHGRWGIGDADRDAALVRALVPKVQLPGQVLVVSRTGSFGKLGRKVERLPGSRIHPADPEPPPVPPLRTNGEGPA; the protein is encoded by the coding sequence ATGAGCCGGGGGAACTTCCATTCGCTCCTGCGTCGGGTCGACGAGCGTTATGCGGGCCGGCCCGCGGCGCTCGAGCGGTCGACGACCGGCTGGGTCCGCCTCGGCCAGTCGGTCGTGGCGGCCTGGCTGCTCCTGCTCTTCGGCCTGGCCGCGTCGACCTTCGTCGCGGGGGTCGTCGTCGAGCCGCCCGGCGGCCTGTTCCTGCTGGCCCTCGGCGTGGCGATCGCCCTGTTTGCGATCTCGCAGGCCGGGATCTTCCTGCTCGTCGAGGCCCCGCCGCCCGAGGGACGGGCCCTGGCCGCCGGCGAGGCGCCCGAGCTGGCCTCGATGCTCGACTCGCTCCGCCGCGACATGGGCGGCCGATCCTTCGGCGAGGTCCGGCTCTCCTGCGACCTCAACGCCAGCGTGCGGGAGGTCCCCCGTCTGGGCATCTTCGGCTGGCCCAGGACGAGCCTGGAGGTCGGGCTCCCGCTGCTCATGGCCCTCTCTCCCGAGCAGTTCCGGGCGGTCCTGGCGCACGAGTTCGTCCACCTCTCGGCCCGCCACGGCCGGGGTGGCGCCCGGATTTTTCGGCTGTACCTGATGTGGGCGACGCTCTTCGAGCGGCTCCAGTCGCCCGGGGCGGGGCACGTCCGCAAGGCCACGCATTGGGCCGCGTCGACCTTCGTCGGCTGGTACTGGCCGCGCCTCGAGGCCCGCTCCCTGGTGCTCTCGCGGCACCATGAATTCCAGGCCGACCGGCTCGCTTCGGAGGTCGCCGGCCGCGACGCGGTGGTCTCGTCGCTCTGGCGTCTGGAATGCCTGGGCCCGCTGGTCTACGAACGATTCTGGCCCGACCTGCATCGCACCGTCGCGGAGATCGCCGAGCCCCCGGGCGACGTCATGAATAGGCTCCGCGACGCCATGCTCCGCACGCCCTCTTCGGCCGATGCGCGACGCTGGGCCGAGAGGGCCCTGGGCCGTCGGACCGTCCTGGACGATTCACACCCTTCATTTTTCGATCGGGCACTGGCTCTGGGGCGGCCCCGCGAGGAAATCCTCGGCCTGGTCTTCGCGGCCGACGCGCCGGCGCCGTCGGCCGTGACCTTGCTGGGGCCCGACCTCGATCGCCTGACCCGCGAGCAGTCCGAGCGATGGAGGGACCAGGAGCGTGCCTCCTGGCGCGAGCGGCACAGACGCGCCAAGGCCGAGCCCCGCACCAACACGGCCGCGGCCGAGACATCCGTCGTCGCCGGGGACGGGGCCCCGATGGTCCCCGCGCAGGTACCGGCGCGACCCCATGAACTCGCCGCGCTCTGGGTCTCGACCCGCGAGGTCGCCGACCTGCGCGGCCTGGCGGCGGCCGAGCCGATGCTCCGCCAGCTTCTTGGCCGGGCCCCGGGCCACGCGGGGGCGGGCGCCTTGCTCGGCCAGCGGCTCCTGGAACTCGGCGACCCCGAGGAGGGAGAACGCCTCCTCTGGGCCGTCGCCGACTCGGCCGACGAGCAGTGGACGCCGGCCGCATGCCGGGCCCTGGAGCAGCACTACCGCGCCTCGGGCCGTGTCGACCGACTTCGCGACGTCCGGGATCGGCTCGATCGCCACGAGGCCGACGTCGAGAAGGCGCAGGCCGAGCGCGCCACGATCGGCGCCGGCGACGCCTTCCTGCCGCACGGCCTCCCCGCCGAGACGACCGCGGCACTGGTCGCCTTGCTGGCCTCGCGGCGCGACTGCACGGGCGCCTGGCTCGCGAGGAAGGCCGTGCGGCACTTCCCCGACCGCCCCCTGTTCGTCCTGGCCGTCCGATCCATCCACGGTCGCTGGGGTATTGGCGACGCCGACCGAGACGCCGCACTCGTCAGGGCGCTCGTCCCGAAGGTGCAGTTGCCCGGCCAGGTGCTGGTCGTCTCCCGCACCGGCAGTTTCGGCAAGCTCGGCCGCAAGGTGGAACGCCTGCCCGGTTCGCGCATTCATCCGGCTGACCCGGAGCCGCCGCCCGTTCCCCCTCTCCGGACGAACGGGGAAGGCCCGGCGTGA
- a CDS encoding acyl-ACP desaturase has product MNVIANLQEFVGENLTLLAEVKQAWQPTDFLPDFSAADWREQLEAFRSAADELPDDLLVVLVGNTITEEALPNYAVSLARLVNDPSGVGETPWAHWLRGWTAEENRHGDLLNTYLRISGRVDMRSIERTIHNLIRSGFTTGHHDNDYAGLIYTAFQERATRITHANVAKLAECRGDENLSKICRKIAIDETRHEAFYTRVIGEVMKNDPEEGVLAYRSILKGLVSMPGRSMRDDVDPGLFGHYAAITQRTGVYTTLDYAGIIRHLNRVWDIPNLSVSGKAAKAQEYLCKQPERYELLASEIAAMAESRPTTSFSWLHGRKA; this is encoded by the coding sequence GTGAACGTCATCGCCAATCTGCAGGAATTCGTCGGGGAGAATCTGACGCTACTGGCCGAGGTGAAGCAGGCCTGGCAACCGACCGACTTTCTCCCCGACTTCTCCGCCGCGGACTGGCGAGAGCAGCTCGAGGCCTTCCGCTCCGCGGCCGACGAACTGCCCGACGACCTGCTCGTCGTGCTCGTCGGCAACACGATCACCGAAGAAGCCCTGCCAAATTATGCCGTCTCGCTGGCCAGGCTCGTCAACGATCCGTCCGGCGTCGGCGAGACCCCCTGGGCCCACTGGCTCCGCGGCTGGACCGCCGAGGAGAACCGCCACGGCGACCTGCTGAACACCTATCTCAGGATCAGCGGCCGGGTCGACATGAGGTCCATCGAGCGGACGATCCACAACCTCATCCGCAGCGGCTTCACCACCGGGCACCACGACAACGACTACGCCGGGCTCATCTACACCGCCTTCCAGGAACGAGCCACCCGCATCACCCACGCCAACGTCGCCAAGCTCGCGGAGTGCCGGGGCGACGAGAATCTCTCCAAGATCTGCCGCAAGATCGCCATCGACGAGACCCGCCACGAGGCCTTCTACACCCGGGTCATCGGCGAGGTCATGAAGAACGACCCCGAAGAGGGGGTCCTCGCCTACCGGTCGATCCTCAAGGGCCTCGTCTCGATGCCCGGGCGCAGCATGAGGGACGACGTCGACCCCGGCCTCTTCGGCCACTACGCCGCCATCACCCAGCGCACCGGCGTCTACACCACCCTGGACTACGCCGGGATCATCCGCCACCTGAACCGGGTCTGGGACATCCCCAACCTCTCCGTCTCGGGCAAGGCGGCCAAGGCGCAGGAGTATCTCTGCAAGCAGCCCGAGCGCTACGAGCTGCTCGCCAGCGAGATCGCCGCCATGGCCGAGTCTCGGCCCACCACCAGCTTCTCCTGGCTCCACGGCCGCAAGGCCTGA
- a CDS encoding DUF3500 domain-containing protein, translating to MRRMTLALTLMAPLLAVAPAPSARADEIGSAMADAASRFLGVLDDAQRSQAAFAFDSPERFNWHWIPRPRKGLPIKSLKPEQRALAFGLLDTGLSTKGMIRATTIMSFEEILRVEEHGTGPVRDPELYYVSVFGIPSNGGEWGWRVEGHHLALNFTVRDGKVVSATPFMFGSNPAKVKSGPSKGLRNLAEIQEPAYALAASLTEDQRKAAVISQVVPEVTVTPNSATPKLDAPQGISGDALTSDQRLLLIKTIKAYYANFPESIRDEMTTRLGDGETGYHFAWFGPIDPEKPHAFHVQGPALYIDFNDEQNQANHIHTFYRSVVGDFGLPAGN from the coding sequence ATGCGGCGGATGACCCTCGCCCTGACCTTGATGGCCCCCCTCCTGGCCGTGGCCCCGGCCCCCTCGGCGCGGGCCGATGAGATCGGCTCGGCGATGGCCGACGCGGCCTCGCGGTTCCTCGGGGTCCTGGACGATGCCCAGCGATCGCAGGCCGCCTTCGCCTTCGACAGCCCCGAGCGATTCAACTGGCACTGGATCCCCAGGCCCCGTAAAGGCTTGCCAATCAAGAGCTTGAAGCCCGAGCAGCGGGCCCTGGCCTTCGGCCTGCTCGACACCGGCCTGTCGACGAAGGGGATGATCCGGGCGACCACGATCATGAGCTTCGAGGAGATCCTCCGCGTCGAGGAGCACGGCACCGGGCCCGTCCGCGACCCCGAGCTGTATTATGTCAGCGTCTTCGGCATCCCCTCCAATGGCGGCGAATGGGGCTGGCGGGTCGAGGGGCATCACCTGGCCCTGAACTTCACGGTGCGCGACGGCAAGGTCGTCTCGGCCACCCCGTTCATGTTCGGGTCCAACCCGGCGAAGGTGAAGTCGGGCCCCAGCAAGGGGTTGCGCAACCTGGCCGAGATCCAGGAGCCGGCCTACGCGCTCGCCGCCTCGCTGACCGAGGACCAGCGCAAGGCCGCCGTCATCAGCCAGGTCGTCCCCGAGGTCACCGTCACCCCGAACTCGGCCACGCCCAAGCTCGACGCCCCCCAGGGCATCTCCGGCGACGCCCTCACCTCGGACCAGCGTCTGCTCCTCATCAAGACAATTAAGGCGTATTACGCCAACTTCCCCGAGTCGATCCGCGACGAGATGACCACGCGGCTGGGCGACGGCGAGACGGGCTACCACTTCGCCTGGTTCGGCCCGATCGACCCCGAGAAGCCGCACGCGTTCCACGTCCAGGGGCCGGCGCTGTACATCGACTTCAATGATGAGCAGAACCAGGCCAATCATATTCATACGTTCTACCGGAGCGTCGTCGGCGACTTCGGCTTGCCCGCGGGGAACTGA
- the lhgO gene encoding L-2-hydroxyglutarate oxidase yields MISTDVAIIGGGIVGLATAYQLTRERPGTRVVVLEKESGLARHQTGHNSGVLHSGIYYKPGSLKAVNCREGKALMEAFCAAEGISYDICGKVIVALGDSDLPALERIFERGKANGVVCEVVGKERLAELEPHSAGIKAIHVPEAGIVDYVQVCERMADRVRERDGQVLTSARVLKMDRKADRVVLTTEAGEVEAAQVVNCAGLQSDRVTALGGQKPDAKIIPFRGEYYELKPEAHHLCKTLIYPVPDPSFPFLGVHFTRLIGGGVECGPNAVLALAREGYGKTDFNLADMAETLTYPGFLRLAAKFWRTGLGEIWRSASKAAFVRALQRLVPEIRAEHLVAVPAGIRAQAVTPDGAMVDDFLIQEADRIINVNNAPSPAATASLNIGRTIVGRLVPRLD; encoded by the coding sequence ATGATTTCGACGGACGTGGCGATCATCGGCGGCGGCATCGTCGGCCTGGCGACGGCTTATCAGTTGACCCGCGAGCGGCCGGGCACCCGGGTGGTGGTCCTGGAGAAGGAGAGCGGCCTGGCCCGCCACCAGACCGGGCACAACTCGGGCGTGCTGCACTCGGGGATCTACTACAAGCCGGGCTCCCTGAAGGCCGTCAATTGCCGCGAGGGCAAGGCCCTGATGGAGGCCTTCTGCGCGGCCGAGGGGATTTCCTACGACATCTGCGGCAAGGTGATCGTGGCGCTGGGAGACTCGGACCTGCCGGCCCTGGAGCGGATCTTCGAGCGCGGCAAGGCCAACGGCGTGGTGTGCGAGGTCGTGGGCAAGGAGCGGCTGGCGGAACTTGAGCCGCACTCGGCCGGCATCAAGGCCATCCACGTCCCCGAGGCCGGGATCGTCGACTACGTGCAGGTCTGCGAGCGGATGGCCGACCGCGTCCGCGAGCGTGACGGCCAGGTGCTCACGTCGGCACGCGTGCTGAAGATGGATCGGAAGGCCGACCGGGTGGTGCTGACGACGGAGGCCGGCGAGGTCGAGGCCGCCCAGGTGGTCAACTGCGCCGGGCTGCAATCCGACCGCGTCACGGCGCTGGGGGGCCAGAAGCCCGACGCCAAGATCATCCCGTTCCGGGGCGAATACTACGAGCTGAAGCCCGAGGCCCACCACCTCTGCAAGACCCTGATCTACCCGGTGCCCGACCCCTCGTTCCCGTTCCTGGGGGTACACTTCACCCGCCTGATCGGCGGCGGCGTCGAGTGCGGTCCCAATGCGGTGCTCGCCCTGGCCCGCGAGGGTTACGGCAAGACCGACTTCAACCTGGCCGACATGGCCGAGACCCTCACCTACCCCGGCTTCCTGCGGCTGGCGGCGAAGTTCTGGAGGACCGGCCTGGGCGAGATCTGGAGGTCGGCCAGCAAGGCCGCCTTCGTCCGCGCACTCCAGCGCCTGGTCCCCGAGATCAGGGCCGAGCACCTCGTCGCCGTCCCCGCCGGCATCCGCGCCCAGGCCGTCACGCCCGACGGTGCCATGGTCGACGACTTCCTGATCCAGGAGGCCGACCGCATCATCAACGTGAACAATGCCCCCTCGCCGGCGGCCACCGCGTCGCTGAACATCGGCCGGACGATCGTCGGCCGGCTGGTGCCCCGGCTCGACTGA
- a CDS encoding DUF4253 domain-containing protein → MPGSDRLRYAGLPRPAIMRPAGRIQNGVGKLLETVMDKYQALREAGTNGANYDLDTDAVIGHLREWDAKYGIELSDASSDSVVVLFDRLPDDAGSLADDVYAFCPDTVDQHFGCFKEMLEMHEDAVPEDLRELVEGVDLEDENYGVELLRKSIVSTKAVRLWWD, encoded by the coding sequence ATGCCTGGATCCGATCGGCTCAGGTATGCCGGCCTACCTCGCCCAGCTATCATGAGGCCCGCGGGGCGGATCCAGAATGGCGTCGGCAAGTTGCTGGAGACGGTGATGGACAAGTATCAGGCGCTCCGAGAGGCGGGCACGAACGGCGCGAACTACGATCTGGACACCGATGCCGTCATCGGGCACCTACGCGAGTGGGATGCGAAGTACGGGATCGAGCTGAGCGACGCGTCATCGGATTCGGTGGTCGTCCTGTTCGATCGGCTGCCGGATGATGCGGGTTCCCTGGCGGATGACGTCTATGCGTTCTGTCCCGACACCGTCGACCAGCACTTCGGCTGCTTCAAGGAGATGCTGGAGATGCACGAGGACGCGGTTCCCGAGGATCTGAGGGAGTTGGTCGAAGGCGTCGATCTGGAGGACGAGAACTACGGCGTGGAGCTTCTGAGGAAGTCCATCGTGAGCACGAAGGCCGTCAGGTTATGGTGGGACTGA
- a CDS encoding LapA family protein, protein MRFILGFFLLLFLGAIGVFALQNTEAVTVSFLNWSLKAPFALTAIGIYLLGMLSGWTVVAFLRRSIRQVATTPPPRQVEL, encoded by the coding sequence ATGCGATTTATCCTGGGGTTCTTCCTGCTGCTGTTCCTGGGAGCGATCGGGGTCTTCGCCCTGCAAAATACCGAGGCGGTGACGGTGAGCTTCCTGAACTGGAGCCTCAAGGCGCCGTTCGCCCTGACGGCGATCGGCATCTATCTGCTGGGGATGCTCAGCGGCTGGACGGTGGTGGCGTTCTTGCGGCGGTCGATCCGCCAGGTGGCGACGACCCCCCCGCCGCGCCAGGTCGAGCTCTGA